One genomic region from Macaca mulatta isolate MMU2019108-1 chromosome 20, T2T-MMU8v2.0, whole genome shotgun sequence encodes:
- the ZCCHC14 gene encoding zinc finger CCHC domain-containing protein 14 isoform X8: MILFLFLQITPRTEAPVSSVSNSLENALHTSAHSTEESLPKRPLGKHSKVSVEKIDLKGLSHTKNDRNVECSFEVLWSDSSITSVTKSSSEVTEFISKLSQLYPEENLEKLIPCLAGPDAFYVERNHVDLDSGLRYLASLPSHVLKNDHVRRFLSTSSPPQQLQSPSPGNPSLSKVGTVMGVSGRPVCGVAGIPSSQSGAQHHGQHPAGSAAPLPHCSHAGSAGSALAYRTQMDTSPAILMPSSLQTPQTQEQNGILDWLRKLRLHKYYPVFKQLSMEKFLSLTEEDLNKFESLTMGAKKKLKTQLELEKEKSERRCLNPSAPSLVTSSGVARVPPTSHIGPVQSGRGSHAAELRVEVEQPHHQLPREGSSSEYSSSSSSPMGVQAREESSDSAEENDRRVEIHLESSDKEKPVMLLNHFTSSSARPTAQVLPVQNEASSNPSGHHPLPPQMLSTASHIAPIRMLNSVHKPERGSADMKLLSSSVHSLLSLEERNKGSGPRSSMKVDKSFGSAMMDVLPASAPHQPVQVLSGLSESSSMSPTVSFGPRAKVVHASTLDRVLKTAQQPALVVETSTAATGTPSTVLHAARPPIKLLLSSSVPADSAISGQTSCPNNVQISVPPAIINPRTALYTANTKVAFSAMSSMPVGPLQGGFCANSNTASPSSHPSTSFANMATLPSCPAPSSSPALSSVPESSFYSNSGGGGSTGNIPASNPNHHHHHHHQQPPAPPQPAPPPPGCIVCTSCGCSGSCGSSGLTVSYANYFQHPFSGPSVFTFPFLPFSPMCSSGYVSAQQYGGGSTFPVVHAPYSSSGTPDPVLSGQSTFAVPPMQNFMAGTAGVYQTQGLVGSSNGSSHKKSGNLSCYNCGATGHRAQDCKQPSMDFNRPGTFRLKYAPPAESLDSTD, translated from the exons gtcTTATGGTCTGATTCTTCAATAACATCAGTAACCAAATCTTCCTCTGAAGTGACTGAATTTATTTCGAAG CTATCTCAGCTCTACCCTGAAGAGAACTTGGAGAAACTCATTCCTTGCTTAGCTGGTCCGGATGCATTTTATGTGGAGCGAAACCACGTGGATCTGGACTCAGGCCTGAG GTACCTGGCCTCATTACCTTCTCACGTGTTGAAAAATGACCATGTCAGGAGGTTTCTCAGCACTTCCTCTCCCCCCCAGCAGCTTCAGAGTCCAA gtCCTGGCAACCCCTCCCTTTCTAAAGTAGGTACCGTGATGGGCGTGTCTGGAAG GCCTGTGTGTGGAGTGGCTGGTATCCCGTCCTCGCAGAGCGGAGCCCAGCACCACGGGCAGCACCCGGCCGGCTCAGCCGCCCCCTTGCCCCACTGCTCCCACGCGGGCAGCGCGGGCTCAGCCCTGGCCTACCGGACCCAGATGGACACATCACCTGCCATCCTCATGCCTTCCAGTCTGCAGacccctcagacccaggagcagAACGGGATTCTAGACTGGCTTAGAAAACTGCGTTTGCACAAGTATTACCCCGTCTTTAAGCAGCTCTCCATGGAGAAG TTTTTGAGCCTTACTGAAGAAGATCTGAATAAATTTGAGTCTCTCACCATGGGGGCAAAGAAGAAGCTCAAGACCCAGCTGGAGCTGGAAAA GGAGAAGTCAGAGAGACGGTGTCTGAACCCCTCGGCGCCGTCGCTGGTCACCAGCAGTGGTGTGGCTCGAGTGCCCCCCACCAGCCACATCGGGCCCGTGCAGTCGGGGCGGGGCAGCCACGCAGCAG AGCTGCGAGTGGAAGTGGAGCAGCCTCATCACCAGCTGCCCCGGGAAGGCAGCTCCTCCGAGTactccagctcctcctccagccccatgGGGGTGCAGGCTCGGGAAGAGAGCTCCGACAGCGCCGAAGAGAATGACAGAC GTGTGGAGATTCACTTGGAGAGCTCCGACAAGGAGAAGCCAGTGATGCTCCTGAATCACTTCACTTCCAGTTCCGCCAGACCCACGGCCCAGGTTCTCCCTGTGCAGAATGAGGCCAGCTCCAATCCATCAGgccaccaccccctgcccccacagATGCTGAGCACAGCCTCACACATCGCACCCATCCGCATGCTGAACTCCGTGCACAAGCCGGAAAGAGGCAGCGCGGACATGAAGCTCCTCTCGTCTTCTGTGCACTCACTTTTGTCTctagaagaaaggaataaaggatcTGGACCAAGAAGCAGCATGAAAGTGGACAAGAGCTTTGGCAGCGCCATGATGGACGTGCTGCCCGCATCTGCACCCCACCAGCCTGTGCAGGTCCTCTCTGGGCTTTCAGAGAGCAGCTCCATGTCACCCACAGTCTCCTTTGGTCCCCGGGCCAAAGTCGTGCATGCATCCACACTGGACAGGGTGCTGAAGACAGCACAGCAACCGGCCCTGGTGGTGGAGACCAGCACGGCCGCCACAGGGACGCCCAGCACAGTCCTCCACGCAGCCCGTCCGCCTATCAAACTGCTGCTGTCGTCATCTGTTCCTGCTGATTCTGCCATTTCTGGGCAAACCTCCTGTCCTAATAATGTGCAAATAAGTGTGCCCCCTGCAATAATAAACCCCCGGACTGCTCTGTATACAGCCAACACCAAAGTTGCCTTTTCTGCAATGAGCAGTATGCCAGTGGGCCCCCTGCAGGGTGGCTTCTGTGCAAACAGCAACACTGCCTCTCCCAGCAGCCACCCCTCCACGTCCTTTGCCAACATGGCCACGTTGCCCAGctgcccagcccccagctccaGCCCGGCGCTGTCCTCCGTCCCTGAAAGCAGTTTTTATAGCAACAGTGGTGGTGGCGGCTCCACAGGAAACATTCCTGCCTCGAATCcgaaccaccaccaccaccaccaccatcagcagCCCCCAGCACCCCCGCAGCCCGCCCCACCCCCGCCGGGCTGCATCGTGTGCACGTCCTGTGGCTGCAGCGGCAGCTGCGGCTCAAGTGGCCTGACTGTCAGCTACGCCAACTACTTCCAGCACCCGTTCTCCGGTCCGTCCGTGTTCACCTTCCCGTTCTTGCCCTTCAGTCCCATGTGCAGCAGCGGCTACGTCAGCGCCCAGCAGTACGGCGGCGGCTCCACCTTCCCTGTCGTACACGCCCCCTACAGCAGCAGCGGGACCCCAGACCCTGTCCTGAGCGGGCAGTCCACGTTTGCCGTGCCACCCATGCAGAACTTCATGGCGGGGACAGCAGGGGTGTACCAGACCCAAGGACTGGTGGGCAGTAGCAATGGTTCCAGTCACAAAAAGAGTGGGAACCTGTCTTGTTACAACTGCGGGGCCACTGGTCACCGCGCCCAGGACTGCAAACAGCCGTCCATGGACTTCAACCGGCCAG GTACTTTTAGGTTGAAATACGCCCCTCCAGCAGAAAGTCTGGACTCCACAGATTGA
- the ZCCHC14 gene encoding zinc finger CCHC domain-containing protein 14 isoform X7, with protein MILFLFLQITPRTEAPVSSVSNSLENALHTSAHSTEESLPKRPLGKHSKVSVEKIDLKGLSHTKNDRNVECSFEVLWSDSSITSVTKSSSEVTEFISKLSQLYPEENLEKLIPCLAGPDAFYVERNHVDLDSGLRYLASLPSHVLKNDHVRRFLSTSSPPQQLQSPSPGNPSLSKVGTVMGVSGRPVCGVAGIPSSQSGAQHHGQHPAGSAAPLPHCSHAGSAGSALAYRTQMDTSPAILMPSSLQTPQTQEQNGILDWLRKLRLHKYYPVFKQLSMEKFLSLTEEDLNKFESLTMGAKKKLKTQLELEKEKSERRCLNPSAPSLVTSSGVARVPPTSHIGPVQSGRGSHAAELRVEVEQPHHQLPREGSSSEYSSSSSSPMGVQAREESSDSAEENDRRVEIHLESSDKEKPVMLLNHFTSSSARPTAQVLPVQNEASSNPSGHHPLPPQMLSTASHIAPIRMLNSVHKPERGSADMKLLSSSVHSLLSLEERNKGSGPRSSMKVDKSFGSAMMDVLPASAPHQPVQVLSGLSESSSMSPTVSFGPRAKVVHASTLDRVLKTAQQPALVVETSTAATGTPSTVLHAARPPIKLLLSSSVPADSAISGQTSCPNNVQISVPPAIINPRTALYTANTKVAFSAMSSMPVGPLQGGFCANSNTASPSSHPSTSFANMATLPSCPAPSSSPALSSVPESSFYSNSGGGGSTGNIPASNPNHHHHHHHQQPPAPPQPAPPPPGCIVCTSCGCSGSCGSSGLTVSYANYFQHPFSGPSVFTFPFLPFSPMCSSGYVSAQQYGGGSTFPVVHAPYSSSGTPDPVLSGQSTFAVPPMQNFMAGTAGVYQTQGLVGSSNGSSHKKSGNLSCYNCGATGHRAQDCKQPSMDFNRPGKRAPWPRPPGSRRTNAHKCLVFMKSKLISL; from the exons gtcTTATGGTCTGATTCTTCAATAACATCAGTAACCAAATCTTCCTCTGAAGTGACTGAATTTATTTCGAAG CTATCTCAGCTCTACCCTGAAGAGAACTTGGAGAAACTCATTCCTTGCTTAGCTGGTCCGGATGCATTTTATGTGGAGCGAAACCACGTGGATCTGGACTCAGGCCTGAG GTACCTGGCCTCATTACCTTCTCACGTGTTGAAAAATGACCATGTCAGGAGGTTTCTCAGCACTTCCTCTCCCCCCCAGCAGCTTCAGAGTCCAA gtCCTGGCAACCCCTCCCTTTCTAAAGTAGGTACCGTGATGGGCGTGTCTGGAAG GCCTGTGTGTGGAGTGGCTGGTATCCCGTCCTCGCAGAGCGGAGCCCAGCACCACGGGCAGCACCCGGCCGGCTCAGCCGCCCCCTTGCCCCACTGCTCCCACGCGGGCAGCGCGGGCTCAGCCCTGGCCTACCGGACCCAGATGGACACATCACCTGCCATCCTCATGCCTTCCAGTCTGCAGacccctcagacccaggagcagAACGGGATTCTAGACTGGCTTAGAAAACTGCGTTTGCACAAGTATTACCCCGTCTTTAAGCAGCTCTCCATGGAGAAG TTTTTGAGCCTTACTGAAGAAGATCTGAATAAATTTGAGTCTCTCACCATGGGGGCAAAGAAGAAGCTCAAGACCCAGCTGGAGCTGGAAAA GGAGAAGTCAGAGAGACGGTGTCTGAACCCCTCGGCGCCGTCGCTGGTCACCAGCAGTGGTGTGGCTCGAGTGCCCCCCACCAGCCACATCGGGCCCGTGCAGTCGGGGCGGGGCAGCCACGCAGCAG AGCTGCGAGTGGAAGTGGAGCAGCCTCATCACCAGCTGCCCCGGGAAGGCAGCTCCTCCGAGTactccagctcctcctccagccccatgGGGGTGCAGGCTCGGGAAGAGAGCTCCGACAGCGCCGAAGAGAATGACAGAC GTGTGGAGATTCACTTGGAGAGCTCCGACAAGGAGAAGCCAGTGATGCTCCTGAATCACTTCACTTCCAGTTCCGCCAGACCCACGGCCCAGGTTCTCCCTGTGCAGAATGAGGCCAGCTCCAATCCATCAGgccaccaccccctgcccccacagATGCTGAGCACAGCCTCACACATCGCACCCATCCGCATGCTGAACTCCGTGCACAAGCCGGAAAGAGGCAGCGCGGACATGAAGCTCCTCTCGTCTTCTGTGCACTCACTTTTGTCTctagaagaaaggaataaaggatcTGGACCAAGAAGCAGCATGAAAGTGGACAAGAGCTTTGGCAGCGCCATGATGGACGTGCTGCCCGCATCTGCACCCCACCAGCCTGTGCAGGTCCTCTCTGGGCTTTCAGAGAGCAGCTCCATGTCACCCACAGTCTCCTTTGGTCCCCGGGCCAAAGTCGTGCATGCATCCACACTGGACAGGGTGCTGAAGACAGCACAGCAACCGGCCCTGGTGGTGGAGACCAGCACGGCCGCCACAGGGACGCCCAGCACAGTCCTCCACGCAGCCCGTCCGCCTATCAAACTGCTGCTGTCGTCATCTGTTCCTGCTGATTCTGCCATTTCTGGGCAAACCTCCTGTCCTAATAATGTGCAAATAAGTGTGCCCCCTGCAATAATAAACCCCCGGACTGCTCTGTATACAGCCAACACCAAAGTTGCCTTTTCTGCAATGAGCAGTATGCCAGTGGGCCCCCTGCAGGGTGGCTTCTGTGCAAACAGCAACACTGCCTCTCCCAGCAGCCACCCCTCCACGTCCTTTGCCAACATGGCCACGTTGCCCAGctgcccagcccccagctccaGCCCGGCGCTGTCCTCCGTCCCTGAAAGCAGTTTTTATAGCAACAGTGGTGGTGGCGGCTCCACAGGAAACATTCCTGCCTCGAATCcgaaccaccaccaccaccaccaccatcagcagCCCCCAGCACCCCCGCAGCCCGCCCCACCCCCGCCGGGCTGCATCGTGTGCACGTCCTGTGGCTGCAGCGGCAGCTGCGGCTCAAGTGGCCTGACTGTCAGCTACGCCAACTACTTCCAGCACCCGTTCTCCGGTCCGTCCGTGTTCACCTTCCCGTTCTTGCCCTTCAGTCCCATGTGCAGCAGCGGCTACGTCAGCGCCCAGCAGTACGGCGGCGGCTCCACCTTCCCTGTCGTACACGCCCCCTACAGCAGCAGCGGGACCCCAGACCCTGTCCTGAGCGGGCAGTCCACGTTTGCCGTGCCACCCATGCAGAACTTCATGGCGGGGACAGCAGGGGTGTACCAGACCCAAGGACTGGTGGGCAGTAGCAATGGTTCCAGTCACAAAAAGAGTGGGAACCTGTCTTGTTACAACTGCGGGGCCACTGGTCACCGCGCCCAGGACTGCAAACAGCCGTCCATGGACTTCAACCGGCCAGGTAAGCGCGCGCCATGGCCGCGCCCACCAGGCTCCCGCAGGACCAATGCACACAAATGCTTGGTTTTTATGAAGAGTAAACTTATTTCTTtgtaa